GGCGATCGCCGCGAGCTGGCGCCGGTAGGAGTGCACGAGCTGCGCCTCGAGCAGGGGCGCGAGGTCGGCGAGCCGGTCCAGCGTGAGCAGCCGGGCGGTCGTGTCGTCGAGCTCGTACCGCGTGGACATGTCCTCGACGAGGGCCTCGACCTGCCACAGCGCGAGGCGGTCGGCGGTGTGGCCGAGCGCGCGGGTGACGGTCAGGACGGTGCGGATGTCGAGCCCGTGCTCGCGGACCAGGGCGACGGCCCGGTCGACCGCCTCGGCGTCGCGCTCGGTGTAGACGCGGTCCTCGGGGTCGGCGTGCGGCAGGCCGACGGTCGTCCAGAAGCCGCGGACGAGGTCGACGTCGATGTGCGCGCGACGCGCCAGGTCGTGCGCGCTGTACCGGCGCGTGCCCCCGAGGAGCTGGGCCTCGAGCTCGCCGACCGTGGACTCGGCGGCCGCCGTCTCGGAGACGGGTCGCCCGGCACCGGTGGCGGGCGAGGAACCGTCGTCGGGCACGGGCCCGAGCCTAGTTCACACCCCGGACCGCACGTGACGGACGTCACCCGCGAGGACGTGGTGCGTGCGGCCCGCGGCGTCGACGACGACGAGCGCGCCGTCGTCGTCGAGGCGCTCCGCGACGCCGGTCAGCTCGTCGCCCCCGGGGAGCTCGACCCGCACGGGCGCGCCGATCGTCGCGCACACGGCCGTGATCTCGTCGGCCAGCCCGGACGCGACCGCGTCGCCGCCCGCGTCGCGCCAGCGCGTCGCGACGTCGTCGAGGGCTGTGACGAGCGCGACGAGCAGGGAGTCGCGCGTCACGTGGTGCGCGCCCGCGAGCGCGAGCGAGGTCGCGTGCTCGACGGGCAGCTCGGCGGCGCTCTGGCCCACGTTGATCCCGATGCCGATGACGACGGCCGGCGTGACCCCCGCGGGCGTCGGCGCGACCTCGGTGAGGATGCCCCCGACCTTGCGCGCCGCACCCCAGCCGGCGACCTCGGTGTCCGCCGGGACGAGCACGTCGTTCGGCCACTTGAGCACGGCCGGCACCCCGGCGGTCGCGCGCACGGCGGTCACGGCGCCGAGCCCGGCGAGGAGCGGCAGCCAGCCGAACGCGCGCGTCGGGACCGTCGGGCGGGCGACGAACGAGCAGGTCAGCGCGGTCCCGGCGGCGGTCTCCCAGTCGCGCCCCGCGCGCCCGCGGCCGGCGTCCTGGTGGTCGGCGACGAGCACGCTGCCGTGCGGCCACGCGTCGGGGTCGGCGGCGATCGCGGCGACGACGTCGGTGTTGGTCGAGCCCGTGCGGGCGACGACGTCGACGCGCGCGAGCGGGCCGGCGGGCGCCAGCAGGAGCGAGCGCAGGGCGTCCTGGTCGAGCGGGCTGCGGTCCTCGGTGAGGTCGCCGTCGGACGGGGGCGTCGTCATGCCGCCCATGATGTCGCGCGCACTCGTCGTCCGTCAGGTCTCCCGGGGCGGCGACCCTCCAACGCGTGGGCCGCCGCGTTGTGGGGTTCCGACGACCCGACGCCCCGAACACGGTCATCGCCCTGCAGGTGCCTGGTGGGGTTCCACAACTAGCCTCGGTCGGGTGACCCAGACGGACCAGACAGGCGTCCCCGCCCCCGGCACCGCCCCGCGCGGCACCGCGGCCCGCCTCGCCGACCTCGCCGAGCGGACCCGGGCGGCCGAGGTCGCCGAGCAGGGCGCGGCCGACAAGCAGCACGCGCGCGGCAAGAAGACGGCCCGCGAGCGCATCGAGGCGCTCCTTGACCCGGGCTCGTTCACCGAGCTCGACGCGCTCGTGCGGCACCGCTCGACGAACTTCGGGCTCGACAAGAAGCGGATCCCGGGCGACGGCGTCGTCACCGGGCACGGCACGGTCGACGGCCGGCCGGTGTGCGTCTACTCGCAGGACTTCACGGTCTTCGGCGGCAGCCTCGGCGAGGTGCACGGCCAGAAGATCACCAAGGTCATGGACCTCGCGCTGCGCACCGGCGTGCCGCTCGTCGGGATCAGCGACGGCGGCGGCGCGCGTATCCAGGAGGGCGTCGCGGGCCTCACGCAGTTCGCGGAGATCTTCCGCCGCAACGTCGCCGCGTCGGGCGTGATCCCGCAGATCAGCCTCATCCTCGGCCCGTCGGCGGGCGGCGCGGTGTACTCCCCCGCGCTCACGGACTTCATCGTCATGGCCGACGGCACGTCGAACATGTTCATCACCGGGCCGGACGTGATCCGCGCGGTCACGGGCGAGGACGTCGGCTTCGAGGAGCTCGGCGGCGCGACGACGCACAGCACGCGCTCGGGCGTCGCGCACTACATGGCGTCCGACGAGGACGACGCGATCGACTACGTGCGCTCGCTGCTGTCGTACCTCCCGCAGAACAACCTCACGGACCCGCCGACGTTCGCGCACGAGGCGCCGCTCGAGGTGACCGAGGAGGACGAGGAGCTCGACGCGATCGTCCCCGACTCGGACACGCAGCCGTACGACATGCGCACCGTCGTGGAGCACGTGCTCGACGACGGCGTCCTGCTCGAGATCCAGCCGCTGTACGCGCAGAACGTGCTCGTCGGGTTCGGGCACGTCGAGGGTCAGCCCGTGGGGATCGTCGCGAACCAGCCGATGGCGATGGCGGGCACGCTCGACATCAACGCCGCGGAGAAGGCCGCGCGGTTCGTGCGGACGTGCGACGCGTTCAACATCCCGGTGCTGACGTTCGTCGACGTGCCGGGCTTCCTGCCGGGCACGGACCAGGAGTGGAACGGCATCATCCGGCGCGGCGCGAAGCTCATCTACGCGTACGCGGAGGCGACGGTCCCGCTGGTCACGGTCATCACCCGCAAGGCGTACGGTGGCGCGTACATCGTCATGGGGTCCAAGCAGCTCGGTGCCGACGTCAACCTGGCCTGGCCGACCGCCCAGATCGCGGTCATGGGCGCGGGCGGTGCGGTGAACATCCTGCAGCGCGGCGCGCTCAAGTCCGTCGCGGAGGCCGGTGGGGACGTCGAGGCCGAGCGGCGACGCCTCACGGCGGAGTACGAGGAGGCGATCGTCAACCCGTGGGACGCGGCGGACCGCGGCTACGTGGACGCCGTCATCGCCCCCTCGCAGACCCGGTCGGAGATCACCCGGGCGCTGCGGCTGCTGCGCACCAAGCGCGCGAGCCTGCCGCCCAAGAAGCACGGCAACATCCCGCTGTGACCACGGAGGACGCGTGAGCGAGCACGACCACGACGAGCACACCCACGGCCTGGAGCCGCTGACGGGCGTCGACGCCCTGGAGCTGCACGCGGCCGTCGACCGGCTGACGACGGCGCTGCACGCGTACGTCGAGACGGCGGTCGGGGTGCGCGCGGAGTTCGGTGCGCACGAGGCGGACGAGGACCCGCGCGTGCTGTCGCTGGAGTCGGAGATCGGCGGGCTCAACGCACAGCTGTACGACCTGCTGCACAGCCGCCTCGGCCTGCACGCGGACCTCACGGGCATGTCGTGGTCCGACGACGACGAGGGCGACGCGGACGCGGCGCCCGAGCGCACCGACGTCGACACCTTCCACCTCGGGTTCGTGGTCGGCCAGCCGCTCGCGACGTCCGACCTGTCGCTCGACTCGGTGCTGGACCTGGTCGACGCGGGCGGCGCGGACGTCGCGCAGCGCCTCGTCGACGCGGGCTTCGAGGTCACGGAGTGGGGCGCGTCGCGCGGCGCGCCGGTCGGGTTCGACGAGGACGAGGAGGGCGACGGGTGAACGACGCACAGCCGGGCGCGCACGTGCACGTCGTGCGCGGCGCGCCCGACGAGGTCGAGCTCGCGGCGCTGGTCGCGGGCCTCGTCGCGGCCTCGTCGCAGGACGCGCACGGCGCGGACGACCACGCCGCGGCGACGTCCGCGTGGTCCGACCGGCGACGCGTGCTGCGCGGTGCGACGACGCCCCGGCCGGGCCCCGACGCGTGGCGCTGGAGCCTGCGCGGCTGACGGCCCGGCCCCCGTACCGACGAGTAGGGTCGTCCGGGTGACGACGACGCCCACCCCCAGCGGTGCCCGCCAGCCCACCCCGATCGACGCGGTCGCCGAGGCCCACGTCGCGGCCTCCGCCGCCCTGCACCCGATCGCCGCGACGGCGATCGGCCTGCCCGGTCACGAGCACGAGATGACCGACTTCTCGCCCGCGGGCCACGACGCCCGCGCGGACCAGACGCGCTCGACGCTCACGGCCCTCGACGGCCTCGCACCCGTCGACGCGGTCGACGAGCTGACGCTCGCCGCGATGCGCGAGCGGCTCGGCCTCGAGCTCGAGCTGCACGACGCGGGCGAGCCGCTGCGCGACCTCAACAACATCGCGTCGCCCGTGCAGGAGCTGCGGGACGTCTTCGACATCATGGCGACCGGCTCGATCGAGGACTGGGAGAACGTCGCCGCCCGCCTCAACGCCCTCCCGGGTGCGGTCGACGGGTACGTCGAGTCGCTGCGCCTCGCCGCGTCGCGCGGTGACGTCGCGGCGGTCCGCCAGGTCGAGGAGGCCGCCCGGCAGGCGGCCGAGCTCGCCGACCCGGCGTCGTCGTTCTTCACGGCGTTCGTGACGGGCGCGGACGTCGACGCGGCCCTCGACGAGTCGGCCGCGTGCGCGCTGGTCCGCGGCGAGCTCGAGCGCGGCGCGGTCGCGGCCCGGGAGGCGTACGGCACGCTCGCGACGTTCCTGCGCGACGAGCTCGCCCCGCAGGCCCCGCAGCAGGACGCGGTCGGCCGCGACCGGTACGCGCTGTTCTCCCGCGCGTTCCTCGGCGCGACCGTCGACCTCGACGAGACCTACGCGTGGGGTCTCGAGGAGCTCGCGCGGGTCGTCGCGGAGCAGGAGGAGGTCGCCGCGCAGATCGCCGGGCCGGGCGCGACCGTCGAGCAGGCCGTCGCCGCGCTCGACGCCGACCCCGCACGGCAGCTGCACGGCACCGAGGCGCTGCGCGCGTGGATGCAGGAGACGTCGGACGCCGCGATCGACGCGCTCGACGGCGTGCACTTCGCGATCCCGGAGGCGCTCCGGACCCTGGAGTGCCGGATCGCCCCCACGCAGACCGGCGGCATCTACTACACGGGCCCGAGCGACGACTTCACACGCCCCGGCCGCATGTGGTGGTCGGTGCCCGCCGACGTGACGACGTTCAGCACGTGGCGCGAGAAGACGACCGTCTACCACGAGGGCGTCCCCGGCCACCACCTGCAGATCGGCCAGGCCGTGCACGCGCGCGACACGCTCAACCGGTGGCGCCGCCTCGCGTGCTGGACGTCGGGCTTCGGCGAGGGCTGGGCGCTGTACGCCGAGCGCCTCATGGCCGACCTGGGCTTCCTCGACGACCCGGGCGACCGGCTGGGCATGCTCGACAGCCAGCGCCTGCGCGCCGCACGCGTCGTGTTCGACATCGGCGTGCACCTCGGCCTGCCCGCGCCCGCGCAGTGGGGCGGCGGCACGTGGGACGCCGACAAGGGCTGGGACTTCCTGCGCGCCAACGTCAACATGCCCGAGTCGTTCGTGCGGTTCGAGTGGACCCGCTACCTCGGCTGGCCGGGCCAGGCGCCGTCCTACAAGATCGGCCAGCGCCTGTGGGAGCAGACCCGCGACGAGGCGGCCGGCGCGGCGCGCACGCGCGGCGACGCGTTCGACCTGCGCACGTTCCACGCGACGGCCCTCGAGCAGGGCGCCCTCCCGCTCGACGTGCTCAAGCGGGTGTTCGCGACGTCCTGAGCGGTCCGCGCACGACGCGAGGGGCGGCACCTCCCGGTGCCGCCCCTCGGCGCGTCAGGTGCGGGAGCGGCCCGTCAGAACAGCGACCAGCCGTAGCCGAAGAAGACGAGCGCGGCGAGCACGACGAGCACGGCGATCGTCACGAACCAGTCGTTGCCGGCCGCGACGAACCGGCGGGCGCCGGGGCCGAACCTCCCCGGCAGCCGCAGGTGGCCGTCCCTGATGTTGATGCGCGTCAGGCCCGCCCACACCAGCGTGGTCGTCACGGTGATGAGCAGGCACCACGGGCACAGCGCCTTGATGTCGGTGTACGCCTCGTAGAACAGCCACCACGCGAACACCAGGCCCGCGGTGTAGACGACCTCCGCGGCGAGCATGAACCAGCGCGGGAAGAGCACCCCGCCGATCATCGCGACGGCCATCGTGAGCACGACGGC
The sequence above is a segment of the Cellulomonas fimi genome. Coding sequences within it:
- a CDS encoding DUF885 domain-containing protein — protein: MTTTPTPSGARQPTPIDAVAEAHVAASAALHPIAATAIGLPGHEHEMTDFSPAGHDARADQTRSTLTALDGLAPVDAVDELTLAAMRERLGLELELHDAGEPLRDLNNIASPVQELRDVFDIMATGSIEDWENVAARLNALPGAVDGYVESLRLAASRGDVAAVRQVEEAARQAAELADPASSFFTAFVTGADVDAALDESAACALVRGELERGAVAAREAYGTLATFLRDELAPQAPQQDAVGRDRYALFSRAFLGATVDLDETYAWGLEELARVVAEQEEVAAQIAGPGATVEQAVAALDADPARQLHGTEALRAWMQETSDAAIDALDGVHFAIPEALRTLECRIAPTQTGGIYYTGPSDDFTRPGRMWWSVPADVTTFSTWREKTTVYHEGVPGHHLQIGQAVHARDTLNRWRRLACWTSGFGEGWALYAERLMADLGFLDDPGDRLGMLDSQRLRAARVVFDIGVHLGLPAPAQWGGGTWDADKGWDFLRANVNMPESFVRFEWTRYLGWPGQAPSYKIGQRLWEQTRDEAAGAARTRGDAFDLRTFHATALEQGALPLDVLKRVFATS
- a CDS encoding acyl-CoA carboxylase subunit beta; translated protein: MTQTDQTGVPAPGTAPRGTAARLADLAERTRAAEVAEQGAADKQHARGKKTARERIEALLDPGSFTELDALVRHRSTNFGLDKKRIPGDGVVTGHGTVDGRPVCVYSQDFTVFGGSLGEVHGQKITKVMDLALRTGVPLVGISDGGGARIQEGVAGLTQFAEIFRRNVAASGVIPQISLILGPSAGGAVYSPALTDFIVMADGTSNMFITGPDVIRAVTGEDVGFEELGGATTHSTRSGVAHYMASDEDDAIDYVRSLLSYLPQNNLTDPPTFAHEAPLEVTEEDEELDAIVPDSDTQPYDMRTVVEHVLDDGVLLEIQPLYAQNVLVGFGHVEGQPVGIVANQPMAMAGTLDINAAEKAARFVRTCDAFNIPVLTFVDVPGFLPGTDQEWNGIIRRGAKLIYAYAEATVPLVTVITRKAYGGAYIVMGSKQLGADVNLAWPTAQIAVMGAGGAVNILQRGALKSVAEAGGDVEAERRRLTAEYEEAIVNPWDAADRGYVDAVIAPSQTRSEITRALRLLRTKRASLPPKKHGNIPL
- a CDS encoding acyl-CoA carboxylase epsilon subunit — protein: MNDAQPGAHVHVVRGAPDEVELAALVAGLVAASSQDAHGADDHAAATSAWSDRRRVLRGATTPRPGPDAWRWSLRG
- a CDS encoding vitamin K epoxide reductase family protein gives rise to the protein MDEHDEDWADELVDDDPDLLEPAPAAWRRRTAIEMAVSGAIGLYTSFVLSIEAVVLAGDADAKLGCSINSVINCATVAKSWQASLFGFPNAFLGIAAEAVVLTMAVAMIGGVLFPRWFMLAAEVVYTAGLVFAWWLFYEAYTDIKALCPWCLLITVTTTLVWAGLTRINIRDGHLRLPGRFGPGARRFVAAGNDWFVTIAVLVVLAALVFFGYGWSLF
- a CDS encoding biotin--[acetyl-CoA-carboxylase] ligase, with translation MTTPPSDGDLTEDRSPLDQDALRSLLLAPAGPLARVDVVARTGSTNTDVVAAIAADPDAWPHGSVLVADHQDAGRGRAGRDWETAAGTALTCSFVARPTVPTRAFGWLPLLAGLGAVTAVRATAGVPAVLKWPNDVLVPADTEVAGWGAARKVGGILTEVAPTPAGVTPAVVIGIGINVGQSAAELPVEHATSLALAGAHHVTRDSLLVALVTALDDVATRWRDAGGDAVASGLADEITAVCATIGAPVRVELPGGDELTGVAERLDDDGALVVVDAAGRTHHVLAGDVRHVRSGV